A single window of Nicotiana sylvestris chromosome 3, ASM39365v2, whole genome shotgun sequence DNA harbors:
- the LOC104214135 gene encoding uncharacterized LOC104214135, translating to MEGSESEKVFDSLNLNPKHFVNEALNIADELVDDAFDFFHREAANLLKTEGTNRSEDLKEGVAQIKNMVQLTLDKRLSYWEKYCLDKCFKVPQGFSLPKADGPSGDTSFDINAVENPELDEKLDFLRNKISEVGKESAELHRELRALERQSMLSGHSAASLTEALELYQQLAVDEKFEELVRTASGFQTKVENLATRMVENSEHRRAKRIRTSNGEMFRLSNDGGLLSATLEELQEFVNDIKTLRD from the exons ATGGAAGGAAGCGAGAGCGAGAAAGTGTTCGATTCGCTGAACCTAAATCCGAAACACTTCGTCAACGAGGCACTCAATATTGCCGACGAGTTAGTTGATGATGCTTTTGATTTCTTCCACCG AGAGGCAGCAAATCTTCTGAAAACTGAAGGAACAAATCGATCGGAAGATCTAAAAGAG GGTGTGGCTCAAATTAAGAACATGGTCCAATTGACTCTGGACAAGCGGTTGAGTTATTGGGAGAAGTACTGTTTGGACAAATGCTTTAAGGTTCCGCAAGGGTTCTCTTTGCCTAAAGCT GATGGACCATCTGGTGACACTTCATTTGATATTAATGCTGTTGAGAATCCTGAACTAGATGAAAAGTTGGATTTCTTAAGGAACAAGATTTCTGAG GTGGGAAAAGAGTCTGCTGAGCTCCACAGAGAACTACGAGCTCTCGAAAGGCAGTCCATGTTAAGTGGCCACTCTGCTGCCTCTCTTACTGAAGCATTGGAGTTGTATCAGCAACTGGCAGTGGATGAGAAGTTTGAAG AACTGGTACGAACTGCATCAGGTTTTCAAACCAAAGTGGAGAATTTGGCGACCAGAATGGTGGAGAACAGTGAGCACCGAAGAGCAAAAAGAATTCGCACTTCAAATGGGGAAATGTTTAGACTGAGCAATGATGGAG GCCTACTGAGTGCGACACTGGAGGAACTTCAAGAATTTGTGAATGATATAAAGACTCTCCGTGACTAA